From Pseudorca crassidens isolate mPseCra1 chromosome 15, mPseCra1.hap1, whole genome shotgun sequence, one genomic window encodes:
- the ACTL6B gene encoding actin-like protein 6B has product MSGGVYGGDEVGALVFDIGSFSVRAGYAGEDCPKADFPTTVGLLAAEEGGGLELEGEKEKKGKIFHIDTNALHVPRDGAEVMSPLKNGMIEDWECFRAILDHTYSKHVKSEPNLHPVLMSEAPWNTRAKREKLTELMFEQYNIPAFFLCKTAVLTAFANGRSTGLVLDSGATHTTAIPVHDGYVLQQGIVKSPLAGDFISMQCRELFQEMAIDIIPPYMIAAKEPVREGAPPNWKKKEKLPQVSKSWHNYMCNEVIQDFQASVLQVSDSPYDEQVAAQMPTVHYEMPNGYNTDYGAERLRIPEGLFDPSNVKGLSGNTMLGVGHVVTTSIGMCDIDIRPGLYGSVIVTGGNTLLQGFTDRLNRELSQKTPPSMRLKLIASNSTMERKFSPWIGGSILASLGTFQQMWISKQEYEEGGKQCVERKCP; this is encoded by the exons ATGAGCGGGGGCGTCTACGGCGGAG ATGAGGTGGGGGCGCTGGTCTTTGACATTGGCTCCTTCTCAGTCCGCGCTGGGTACGCTGGGGAGGACTGCCCCAAG GCTGACTTTCCCACCACAGTGGGGCTGCTGGCCGCGGAGGAGGGGGGCGGGCTGGAGttggagggggagaaggagaagaaagggaagatcTTTCACATCGACACCAATGCCCTCCACGTGCCTCGGGATGGAGCAGAGGTCATGTCACCCCTCAAGAATGGCATGA TCGAGGACTGGGAGTGCTTCCGTGCGATCCTGGATCACACCTACAGCAAACACGTCAAGTCTGAGCCAAATCTACACCCAGTGCTCATGTCCGAGGCCCCG TGGAACACACGGGCCAAGCGGGAGAAGCTGACGGAGCTGATGTTCGAGCAGTACAACATTCCTGCCTTCTTCTTGTGCAAGACAGCTGTGCTTACTGC CTTTGCAAATGGACGCTCCACAGGTCTGGTGCTGGACAGTGGGGCCACCCACACCACGGCCATTCCAGTGCACGATGGCTACGTCCTGCAGCAAG GCATTGTCAAGTCACCCCTGGCAGGGGACTTCATCTCCATGCAGTGCCGAGAGCTCTTCCAGGAAATGGCAATTGATATCATCCCGCCTTACATGATCGCAGCCAAG GAGCCCGTACGGGAGGGCGCCCCCCCAAActggaagaagaaggagaagttacCCCAGGTTTCCAAGTCCTGGCATAACTACATGTGCAAT GAGGTGATCCAGGACTTCCAGGCCTCCGTGCTGCAGGTCTCGGACTCTCCCTATGACGAGCA GGTGGCTGCGCAGATGCCCACAGTGCACTACGAGATGCCCAATGGCTACAACACAGACTATGGTGCGGAGCGGCTCCGCATCCCTGAGGGCCTGTTTGATCCCTCCAATGTCAAG GGCCTTTCGGGGAACACCATGCTAGGTGTGGGCCACGTGGTGACCACCAGCATCGGCATGTGCGACATTGACATTCGCCCG GGCCTGTACGGCAGTGTCATTGTCACTGGTGGGAACACGCTGCTCCAAGGCTTCACTGACAGGCTCAATCGAGAGCTTTCCCAGAAGACTCCACCG AGCATGAGACTGAAGCTCATCGCCAGCAACAGCACCATGGAGCGCAAGTTCAGCCCCTGGATCGGGGGCTCCATCCTGGCCTCACTG GGCACTTTCCAGCAAATGTGGATCTCCAAGCAGGAATATGAGGAGGGCGGGAAGCAGTGTGTGGAGCGGAAGTGCCCCTGA